tTTATTTTGATACAATCCGGGTAActtttgaaaggtacttgacatgagtctcgtctcgatttttaaatgatagctcattctgattattccatcgagtctcaaatatgatttaatttgcattagtttctcactactccactcgtggatgccccaatgcttccttcaccgagcccgaGCCGTGTTttgttttcgtgcgtatttctctgcattattcgccgtgtcccgacgtgagggggcaggtatgacatgtaccatggggtggtaaatattatgccacggagttatgttgtgccatgtacatatatgtttgtgatatgatatgatatgatatgatttgatatggccatctgatatgatatgatttgttacggagatattccctactctggtgttatgctgtgccgtggcgccgatgatgggagggcgaccacactttgttcaccgagtcccataatggggccggatatggcatatgtttttctgtatacattatctgaggttttgatcagcatttgatatctcaggacattttgctcagttttgtacattctatcgcggtaatgactttacttattacaatccattatatgtggtttgataaacatttgatatttttggatattttgctcatttttgtacattttgctctggtaatgactttattgatttcagtccatgctttacatactcagtacattttccgtactgaccccctttcttcgggggctgcgttatatgcccgcaggtacagatgattggtttgctgatccgctcgcttaggacatccaccatgttggtcgacagtgctcctttgtccggaaccctattttggtactgacactttctgttgtatatatatatatatatatatatatatatatatatatatatatgttgttcagggtacggcggggccctgtcccgtcatatgactaggatatcattctgtagaggtctgtagacatgagatgtgggttttgtatatatgttttgggttttgtGTGTTTCGTTatggcctatcggccctcgtgcgttatatctatttttatgatctgtttagagatcccttctgatcattacctatgtttattcgagtgatgtactaagtggggctaagggtacgtatgggtgtccaactcgggcaccagtcatggcccacggagttgggtcgtgacatcatatttattgaattcatataaaaaaatattttttttatacataaagTATAATGTATGTACATGAttcattgaaatatatttttttgttaaatgattcatgtaaaataaatttaagaattcaatgattcattgtaaaaataaattcattgtACATAGTGTTCATTGTTTCTtaataatcaaatattattCATTGTATAATGAATTATACATTCAAAATATTCAATGTATGATGGTGGAAGATAAATTATAGAAGCAACATATGAAATTTCTTGAACCATATCCAAAAATGACTTTTCACTTAAAATGTGTCACAAAATCAACAACGGCAGATCAAAGAGTAGAGCATTATGCAAGTACAAAAGAGATCATTCCACATGCACTCAAAAATTTTGCAGTTGTGGAAACATCGAAACTTTTGAATGCAATAAGAAAAGTTAAAGATGAGCTTCAactagatttaaattttaacaaaaaaataaaacacgatgaaatcatatttcactaaaatatcttaaatatatttattttttaaagaattattaatttataatattaatgggaccatatatttatatagggGTCTtctgaaaatatttatcttgataTCTTATCGAAATGAGTGATATTTTTCATTGGCCCAAGTCGAAatcggagaaaaatattatcttagaaattattaatttatcgtGTATTAATTTAGTGAGGTTTTACTGTATATTGACActgtaatatatttttataatatcaaTATTATTTAATACATTGTAATACATTACTAACTAGGAGAAAATAGTCAAATGCCCCCCAGTCTATTATCGGATTCTCAACTACACACTTATATTTCACGAAAGTCCTATTACCCCCCCTAAACTTTTTAAAAGTGGAATATATAACCTTTTAAAAAGTCACAACCAGATATGTATTAAGTGGTGAACTGCACGCGGTCCTGCCACGtaatactattttatttttttttacaaaaaatatatatttttaaattttttttattctattatttccttttatatcccctttttttccttttccttttggAGTAAATAACACTAAAAGGAAGTTCATTTGAAAAAAGGCATGCATCATTATATGGTAATAAGACTTGAAATTTATGGCGGGAAAATAGCATcaaggaagagaaagagaggAAGGAAAAAGGATAGCTCAACGATATATTCGAAATCGGGTGAATCAGTATGGTGCTTCTTCGAGAAGGACGAAACAGAACATCGAATATTATTATGCTAAAGTCAAGATTGGAATAAAGATTGACGGAAAAATTGACATTATGGGGGATTAGATTGAGGGATTAAGAAGAAATTATTTGGATTTAAGTGAGGTTTGAAAGAGGAAGATATATGTGCCTAAGTCATGGAAATTAGAGGAACAAAAATGGGTTTTTGAAAGTTCAGAAAGTTCACaatgatgaagaagagagaacaattttttttttaaaaaatcaataatgatTCTTGATTTAGCAAACAAATAGTAATAGTGAGTGTAGAAGCATAAATCATTCAATTCATATTCACACAAATTGTAAACCTTGATGCATTTGAGTGTATGTGTTATGgtgaaagagagagaaagaataaagaaaaagaggagagaacaatattaaaaaaaaattggtcaaTGCACTCTTTGTGTCAAGTCAGCATTTAAAAGATTATATATTCCACTTTTAAAAAGTTCAGGAGGGTAATAGGTTCCCGTGAAATATAAGTGTGTAGTTGAAAATTCAATAATAGGTTGAGGGGCCATTTGACTATTTTCTCGTAGTAAGTAATATATTACAAcgaattaaataatattaatattataaaaatatattataatgtcAATATACAAGCGCCCCACTAAACTAATACACGATAAATTAATAATCTCTAAGATAATACTAATGTCAATAATTAAAACCCTACTTTATCATTTAGTTTTCACATTATTGGTGTAGAACGAATGATAAGTCTAAATTGTAGATTGATGCATGTGGTAAATAGGTGCTTCAGTCGCATTTTGTCACATATAGCATGTTGTTGATTAATTAAATAGAGTTTAATTTATAcacattaatattattttaagaaataCACTATTAATGAGATTTAACTTGTTGTAATGCATAAACTGTCACTCTATTTTCGAGTTAGACATTATTATAAGTCTCACCTTTATTTGATAGTGTAAAGATTTATGCACGATAAATGACAAAAACATAAAATTGATCAAACATAAACATATTTTGATGAAATAGTTTATAGTTAATTAGAATTTGCATATGTAACATAGGCCTTTCTTCATGCAACTCTTTAAATTATCTCCTCAGTTAGCTCAGTGAACTAAATTCATCTCCAAATTAACCATTTAGCATGGTAAAAATTTGGAGTTCAACACTTTTCGACTTAGCCACATAGCTAATAATAaagtagggctgtacagggcaaatcgataaaccgcaccaaaccgacaaatcgaaccaaGTCGGagaaaaaacccgactagtggtttggtttgacttggtttggtgtttggaaaaaaaaacccgaccattatagggtggtttgattttaactaaaaaaagtcaaaccgaacctaaaccgacccgattatagatatactacttttaaattatgttatacataaaaatatttattaaaatataatttataaatatttttaattttttttcataatttttgttttctttcttacatttagatttggacttgagaaactcatctaaataatatacaataaaaggtcatcttataaagttatattataaagttaaaacttcaaatagtgttctgcctccatcttatatgttgatattttgtactagaactcttttaaaTAAGTACTGCTctgtgttttttattagatactatgaaaaacccgagaaatccgaaaaaaccgaaaaacccgaaaaaatccgaaaaatttgagaaaaattgatatcgaaaaacccaacttttattagtttggtttggtttatagatttaataacccgacacaaatgatttggtttggtttgtaaaaaatccgaaccaacccgatccatgtacatTCCTATCTAATATGCACCTAATTTAAAGAGTGGCCTTAAAAATGGCTATACAGTGCAAATAATCAGAGTATCTAAATGGACCTGGGCTTACCCACACTTTTCACtaggacaaaaataccctcatTGTTTTATCAAATTTCCGAATCTCATCAAATGCAACAATACTACTGATTACTGAAGCATTCGCCGGCTAAAACCCTTGAGCTCCAAAACCCCCGAAGAAATGCTCCGATCAATACTCCGAACCGCCGCTACGGCGGCGAATTCCACCACCGGAGACATCCGTATACCGGCATCAATCTCAGCATCTTCCAAGCTCTCTTCTTCCAGAACCTTCGCGACGAGCACACACCCGAAGAAACCCAACTTCAGACCCGATGTCAAACATGAAAATGCTGCTGCAGGAGCCAAAGCTGCTGAAACTCTCAATAAGGATCTTCGTGCACGCGCTCTCAAAGAAGACGAGAAGGATAAATCACTGGATATCGGTCCAAATGGTCGTCCACTATTCACTCCCGCAACTTCTATTTCCGAGCTTACCGAAAAGGATACATGTACTTACATGAAATTCAGGTACATCTTTATCTGTTTTTGATATGCACCCATTGTATATTGGCTCAAACTATATATGGAGTAAAAAAATGTGCTAATACTAAACCTGTACAAATTGTAACAAAGCTTTAGTGGGTGTAGTAGTAGGGATTACACGTGGAATTAAAGTTTTGGATGCACTTTGTTGCTGAGCTGTTTTGTGTCTGTACTCATGAAATGGTTGTTTTAGGAGGGAAGAGCTGGAGAGCGTTTTGCCGGAGGGATTACCAACGGGCATGCTTAAGGAATTCGATGACTCTATGAGAGATGCATTGCTAATACGCCAGAGTTTTCTGGATCTTCGAGATAATTTTAAAAGGGTTGTTGATCCTACTTTGCAATCTAATACTAAAGGTGTGTTCTTTGTCTTTTTGGTGCTGCATATGTTTCAGGGTCCATTCTCTGTCTTATCATCTATTATGAATTATAATTGAGGAGAGCTGTATTTGTCAGGAGTACTAATGTGAAATGTGTTcaagtgaagtatgaatttttaCTTTCAAAGAACCTTTAGATTGCATTGAATACTTAGTATTGAATAACGGACCAGATGGTTACATATGATTCATGTAGATGCACCCAACTTGTTTGGCATTAGGCATAAATCAAGTTTGTTGATTTATTATCGGTAATAATCGTTCAATTGAAGGTCAGTTTGAACTAGTTTGGGGAACTGACTGAAGAGTGTAAATTGGAGGTATGAGCATCAACTCATAAGGATGCATTCAGCATTATGAACTCCTCAAGAAATCAGAATCAGATGGTTGCAGCACGTGTGGAAGATTGTTTAATGACTTGATCTACCAAGAACCATTTTTTATAACCGAGAAATCCCCGAATGTCAGAGGCACACGTTCAAAACTCGGTGCATAATGGACCTACCACTATATCCTTCTCCACTTAAAATACCATGCTTTTGTTGATTGTAGAGTTCGAACTCGTGACATGCGCTTAACCCACACTACGTGTTGCTCATCTACAAAGAATCTTTCCACATTTTTCAAATTAGatccttttccttttctttttcttaaagtATGAGTGTAAGAGTCAATGTACTTAAATTTGGAAAAGAGTGCACGATGAGTAGGAATTTACATCACATGTATCACTTGCTCTTTCTCTCCTCCTAAATATCTGCATCAGTCTACTACTAAAGCTGCCATTATGGCCCTTCTTTTGCTCTGCAGTGCTTGCAGAAGCACGAAAACTTACTTGATTTGTCATCTCAGAGCTAAAGTTGAGTCTCTTCGAGGGAACTCATGGAtcattttgcaaaataaaaccCTCCTTACAGTTACCAGATTTAGTGTTTTCCTAATAAACTATACACATGAGCTTCACCTTTTTTAAATCACGGTGATGTCAGTGCTACCTTGCGCTCAACTCAACTAATTCCACCGGTATCCGCTACCTCCCACCAACTAACAAGCGTCGCGTAACTCTACCCACCAAGGCTTGGGCATATGGAAATAGtcacctagtgttttttgaCGTCGATGGGATTCAAACTGAGAcctcattattttcttcttttcttatatCTCTAGTCTTTTCCTAGTCCTTGGAACATATTTTTCTTTCCCTTGAGTGAAATTCCCTGAAGATGTTAAGAGAATGCAGAGGTACACTGAAAGTGCTTTTTATATCTCAACTTATAGTTGTGTAAAGAAAATTACTTCATTGTAAGTTaccaattttaaagaaaaagattACTTAATTTATCTTAAGAAAGAATATTTAAATTGTACCCTGCTATGTGTTCCACTTCGtttgatttttgaagaaatcagTTGTTTATGAGCTGACTTTACTGTAACCCATGATTAAGAGAAATGATTGATGATGTTCCTCAACTTGCAGGTCTCAAAACCCGAAAGCAAGTTGTATTAGATGGGCCTGTAAGTTGTGGAAAGAGTATTGCCCTTGCAATACTTATTCATTGGGCACGTGATGAAGGTTGGATAGTTCTTTATGTTCCTAAAGGCCGAGAATGGACTCATGGAGGCTTTTTCTATAAAAATCCTAAAACAGGATTATGGGATACTCCTGTCCAAGCAGCAAATGTTCTTCAGGCAAGAAAGCTGTATTTTTTCTAATATATGAATGAGACATAGTTTGAACAGATTAATTTCATGTGGTAATTAATATTGTCATACATTTTCGCTACTTCGGTAACTTATCCAACTTCTCTTCACTCATTGTTtcaaatattatgatatttaatgCAGAAACAGTTTTAGCCCACATGAAAGTGAGAAAAAGATCTGCTAGTAGGATATACTTGGAAATTGTTTATCTTGGCACTGCTATGTATACACAGTGGATCCTGATAGAATGTGAAGTTGTTCTTCAATATCATTTAGCAAATACGGATCAGTATTTCTGCATGTTTTTCCCGTGACTTCACTATTGCTCTATCTCCTCCATATAGTGCTTGACTTTGTTTGTGTTAAGAATCTCTCTCATTTTAATCCCATTCCATAAAGATGAAAGTTCAAAAAATTTAAGGTATATACATGTGCAGGTCGTAACTTCTTCATTCAAACAAAATAAGATTGATACCAAACTCCTGACATTGTCCATatattcatcttcttcttttttcatatAGTATCTTGTGCTAGTTGTTTCTGGAGAAGTATCATCCTCTATTGACTGAATTTGTTTACAAGTCTAAGAATTAAACTTTGGGATACTTGAATCCTCTCTCAATTCAGGATTTCTTGAAGTATAATAAGGATCACCTCCAAAAGTTACCCTGCAAAATTTTTGAACCTATTCCACTGGGAGAGGGAGCTGGTGTTGGATGGATGAAAGGTGCTGATGTGGTACAAATACCAGAAGATTATACTCTGCTTGACCTGGTTCAAGTCGGGCTTAATTCTACTCATGCTGCTGTTGGGGTGGTAGTCCGTTTGAGGGAAGAATTATCCCTTGTGAAGGACGTGCCTGTTCTTATTGCAGTTGATCAAGTGAGAAAAACACTCTTCGTTGTGACTTTGCCTCTTGTTTCTGTCCTTTGAATCGTTCCTTGGATAgggttaattttatttttattgacatTGATCACATATTCCCTTTTcctgatttttcttttgctcATGGACAGTACAACAGTTGGTTCACATTCAGTGAGTATGAGGAGCCAGTAACTGTTCGTTCTTGCAGACCTATTCATGCTAGAGAACTTGCAACTGTAAGCTATTCTTTAAGTGTTTGAGAATATTGCTTCATAATTATTCACACAGTTCTCCTGCCTTTGTTTTCTTGGCGATCagtttatttgatttttacAACAAGACAACGTGTTTATCCAAATACGCTAGCCTGaatgaccaaaaaaaaatgCTAGCCTGCTAAATTGGATCTAGGAGGATGTCCTCGGTTCAAGTTTATCCTGTGTATGCATCCTCTTTCTGCTTTCACATTTTTGGAGCCCTGAGAATATAAATGCTGAATGTTAAGAAGAAAATTTGGCGGAATAGCTGGGAAATTTTGAGGATTCATCATGAATTGGGAAGTTCCTATGGTGGCTGCCAATTTGAAACTAGGACAGCCTCAATAGACTTTACTTAGATGCATGAGGTGGAAAAGGCTAGTGACCTACGTAGTACTGTAACCATGAGTTTCCTCCAGTAGCAATCTATAGGAGCTCCATGGTCCCATATAGTAAGATCCTCCTCTATAGATCCCATGGACCCATTTAACCCATAAAGATTCCTTACTCGTTATAGTTTATCATAACAACTGTTCCACTGAGGCTATATTCCTGTCCCTGCTGCCTTTGATGTTCAGACCCCTTTACCTCTTAGGATAGCAAACCTTGTCCCAAGAAACCAAGGCtaccttcttcttctcttcagAACTACCCCGAAGATAAGCCCTGCAGATCCTATCCACCTCTTTGAGAAATGCTTTGGGGCAGTATTCATCTGATTTTTGTTTGGCATGGCTGTGAAAAATCTTGATAAATTGTTGCATTTTGTCAAAATTATCTTCTTACTGTAGCTTGCCTGTTTAAGTGTGGCCACTGAATAGTCCCATCAAATGCAGGTTAATGCATTTAGGTCCATGTTTCACAACAATATGATGGTGGGTGCTTTCTCGCATTCAACTGCTGTAGGGAAGCTGCGCAAAGACTTACCAGATGTTCCTGCAGATGCCCGCATCAATTTCCCACGATATAGTGTGGATGAAGCTGCATCCGTTTGTCATTACTACCTAAGGTATGCTCATACCTCGTAAAGAAAGAGTGGATACCGAGGATTACTTgattgaaaggaaaaagagtGAATACCGAGGATTCTGTTGTCACCATTCACTCGCCACATAAATACTGAAGAAAATAGAACTTAGGATAGAACTGGGAAAACGTAAAAAACATTTGAATTATTAGAAAAGGGAAAGAAAGTGAACAATTGAATTATCCCCAAAAAAGGAGGAGGAAAAGGAATGAACAATTGATTCATCAAAAGGGAAACATAAAACAAATAAGCAAGGGAAGGAGAAGAACCATGGAATGGTCTGTTCGATAAAAGTTTGAACCATTTCTTTGAAGAAGACGAAAGAAAAAGAACTATGgaatgccaagagaaagaagatagAGTTATTTATTAGGATTTAGAACTTAGTTGAAGGTCTGCTTCATGTTATGTGGCCACACCACTGTTTAGTACTAACTCTCCTTGTGTAATTTTCTCATTCTGGCAGACAACGGCTCATTCAGCGTGAGGCATTTACAGAACAAAGCTGGAAGAAAATCTATTATCTGTCAAATGGAAATGGCGCAGAAATGAGATGGCTGGTTCCTTTCATGCGTTGAACCACAAAGAGTCGAACTTCAACAGATAACATTGAGATTTTAACGGTAAAATTATTGCATCTGTTAATACTCTGTGAATCTGGTCATTCTCAGTAACAAATAATCTGGGTGCTTTCTTGACCAACTCTCTAGAGAAAACAGTGAGGTTTACTTCTTGAATTTTTGCTCTGTACTCTAGGCTAGTTTAGGCATATATTGCCTGTGTTTGTATGCTTTGATATCCAGAAAATTTTCACCGATTCATATATACGTCATTACACCAGGCTATTGTTCTTTCCATTTTCTTTTGCTTGTTTCTTGACCTGGTGTGTGTATTCAATGATGTTGTAACTGCACAATATAACCTTCTGAATTTTTAGGACTTATCCTTGACGGATTTTAGATTTACCCTGCAAAGATTACACTTTTTCACCAGGCAAATTGTTTGCTTtatcttttgaaattttatgtaggaaaatataaaattgaaagAGTCATATGAAACTTTAATGAAATTTGTTACATTGAAATAAAAAGGAATGACGGATTTAATTATCTTTGTTACACTGCCATCCATCATGCTGAGAGTTTCAGCCTTTTTTATAGCCAAAATTTCCGTTTGTCAAAAAATATTACAACCAAAGCCACAACAAGGCTAAGCTCAGCAAAACCAGGAAATATGGTTACTCGAAATCTGTTCCTCAGAGTGAAATGCTTCCTGAATCCAAGCGTGTACATAAGACTAGTCTGCATTTAAGTACACCATAAAGCTGGTTAAAACTCAACATATGAAAGAGATGAAAGTTAACGTGAAAGCTATCCTGCAGATCTCAAGAACAAATGAGCTATAATCAGTAAGGCAGTAAGTGTGTGTATTTCTAAAGAGTTCAATCAAAACCTACACCTTCAAACACTACTCGTGTAATTGTAGTTCACTGTCATGTAGTATGGCTCTACCATGGAACTGAAATTATATGACAAAATGTCATAATGACCAATAACTAGATGTTATACCGCATAGTACTGGAAATATTCAAGTCCATGGCATCAAGTTAGGGGAGAAAGTCCTCTATTTTTTACCAACTGTACTGCGTAATGTATAgagattatactaaaatatgaaatacAGGAAGTTAACTAGACCCAAGCATCAGCAACACACtgggtaaaataaaaatagattaaaccctctttgaagaattcaagtgttttatcatgctatatttCTATAGTCTCGACCTTGGTTATTTCTTTGACAGTTCAGCAGGATATGAAGTATGATGCACGATGTAAATACATGTAAGCTTTTCCCTGATATATTCGGTAGAAAATAGATGTTTATGTGGGACAAAGGAATGACGTCCAGGGTAAGGAGCACCTTCAATAGGAGGGGAAGTCATTTTTTCTACTACAAACATATTCTTCCTAACTAGAGAAAACACATTGAAATAGCTGTATCCTGTGTGAACGATTCCTAATGAAGCCCATGTTGGTCAGCAGAAGAGGCGTAAACCAATTCTAACCTCCAGTTCATTCAAAGCAGAGAATCATAGTAAACCAATTCTAACCTCCACTTTTGTGATATGGTGTCGGGCTCAACCTGTGCTCACCTCGACTTTTCTATTGAGTCCCTACTACCTTTCACTAGCATAGGTCCTGGATAACTCTATCATGACAATTTAACTTGCTATATAACTATAATAATACCTCAGCTACTATGGAATTGCCTTTGTAGATGGTGCAGGATCTCTGGAAGGCGGAACCTTTCATCTTAAGATCAGCCTCTGCGCCCTCACCATGTCCATCACCAAGGAATATGTCAAACTCTAGTTTAGTAAATGTATTTAGCGTCCTATTCACACTGAACATCAACTCCTTTTCTTCATTATCACTTACCATAAAGCCTTGCCATGATCCTTTCTACAAGACAGGAAAGAAATAGCATCACATAACATCTTAAGAGAAGATAAACAAGCATACAAGCCCTTCTCTTTGATCATTTTAAGAGATGATGTCGATGCATTAATACTATTTTATAGCAAAAAATATACATTCTACATTGTTATCACAAAAGAACCTATTGCACTGTCGCATAAGTTAATTCCTGATGACTTGATTAGCTTCTAATAGGGCACATAACAAGCAAGCACCATTAACGTTAAAATTCTCAATTTCCATTTGCACATAGAAATGAGTTTCCTTTTAGTTGTTGTTCTTCCTAATGTAAACAGCTAAACATTGTCTCAACAAATTAGATTCAGCAGCAGAGAAAGACAATGGAACTATGTAGTTTCTGACTATAGGCTTAGGGTTTTTCAAGTTTTTACCAATTAATTCTTCCTAAATTAAGCAGCAAAAACAGTCTTAACAAATTAAGGTAGCAAAAGAAGGAAACTTACAATTAATCGAACTAAGCGAATTAGGGTATTTTCCGATGCATCAAGAATTAGTTTCTGGTGATGGGTATGAGCAgatgaattatttgattgaCGACGGTCAACTCTGAAGAACAAATTGCCAACAGCATCGGTAAATTGGATGTTGCCAGCATCCCAAAAAGACTTATATTTCTTCGATATAAAAAGATCAAATGGGAATTGCCCGTCCGGCGGCCATTCATCCGGCGTGGTAGTGGTTCTCATCAACCAGCTAAATGAACTTAAATTGAAGACCAACTCTGTGAATCAATCTTGTATGTGAAGAAACCGAAACGGAAAATTTTGGAGCTAATGGTCGTAATGACTAGATCTCGCCCGCGGTTTGCTTCGACaagaattaaatttaaaaagtcTGAGGAATTTAACTTTATAAATTCCTTTTGGCAACAGGGAGAAATTTGTCAGCGAATATAGGAGATggttagaaaatattttaagagaATATTGAAAATATACCTAAACTTGCCGGCattaattattagttttatcttCAAACTATTAACCGTAAAACATTCTTTTACTTgactaattaaatttaaatacacTCCTTATTTTATAACATGATTGAAATACACCCCTAAATTCTCGTCAAGTTTAGGGGTGTTTTTTTAACActtatctatattttttttattaaaagtcGCATCGAATTTGAGATCAATTGTTATGTCATGTGACAAATTGAAGATGTATTTAAGTTTAGTTAGTCAAGTAAAAAGTGTTTTTAAGTCTGTTAATATTTTGaggatgaaactaataatttgcGTGAAGTTCAAAGATATTTTTAGTActtcac
This Solanum dulcamara chromosome 8, daSolDulc1.2, whole genome shotgun sequence DNA region includes the following protein-coding sequences:
- the LOC129899232 gene encoding uncharacterized protein LOC129899232, translated to MLRSILRTAATAANSTTGDIRIPASISASSKLSSSRTFATSTHPKKPNFRPDVKHENAAAGAKAAETLNKDLRARALKEDEKDKSLDIGPNGRPLFTPATSISELTEKDTCTYMKFRREELESVLPEGLPTGMLKEFDDSMRDALLIRQSFLDLRDNFKRVVDPTLQSNTKGLKTRKQVVLDGPVSCGKSIALAILIHWARDEGWIVLYVPKGREWTHGGFFYKNPKTGLWDTPVQAANVLQDFLKYNKDHLQKLPCKIFEPIPLGEGAGVGWMKGADVVQIPEDYTLLDLVQVGLNSTHAAVGVVVRLREELSLVKDVPVLIAVDQYNSWFTFSEYEEPVTVRSCRPIHARELATVNAFRSMFHNNMMVGAFSHSTAVGKLRKDLPDVPADARINFPRYSVDEAASVCHYYLRQRLIQREAFTEQSWKKIYYLSNGNGAEMRWLVPFMR
- the LOC129899233 gene encoding protein LURP-one-related 7 yields the protein MRTTTTPDEWPPDGQFPFDLFISKKYKSFWDAGNIQFTDAVGNLFFRVDRRQSNNSSAHTHHQKLILDASENTLIRLVRLIKGSWQGFMVSDNEEKELMFSVNRTLNTFTKLEFDIFLGDGHGEGAEADLKMKGSAFQRSCTIYKGNSIVAETSLMYTLGFRKHFTLRNRFRVTIFPGFAELSLVVALVVIFFDKRKFWL